The Juglans regia cultivar Chandler chromosome 2, Walnut 2.0, whole genome shotgun sequence genome includes a window with the following:
- the LOC109011373 gene encoding protein YABBY 4-like isoform X1: MSSSSTLSLDHLPPSEQLCYVHCNICDTVLAVSVPCTSLFKTVTVRCGHCTNLLPVNMRGLLLPSANQFHLGHSFFSPPHNVLEEIPNPTPNFLINQTNSSDFTMPVRGGVDELPRPPAINRPPEKRQRVPSAYNRFIKDEIQRIKSVNPDISHREAFSAAAKNWAHFPHIHFGLMPDQTAKKTNVRQQEGEDVLIKDGFFASANVGVSPY; encoded by the exons atgtcctCCTCTTCTACCTTGTCTTTGGACCACCTTCCGCCCTCCGAGCAGCTCTGTTATGTCCATTGCAACATTTGCGACACTGTCCTCGCG GTGAGTGTTCCCTGCACCAGTTTGTTCAAGACTGTTACGGTAAGATGTGGCCATTGCACCAACCTCCTGCCAGTGAATATGCGCGGCTTGCTTCTGCCTTCGGCTAATCAGTTTCATCTGGGTCACTCTTTCTTCTCTCCTCCCCATAATGTTCTG GAAGAGATACCGAATCCAACCCCAAACTTCTTGATTAACCAAACCAATTCGAGTGACTTTACTATGCCTGTTCGGGGAGGAGTCGATGAGCTTCCACGGCCCCCAGCCATAAATAGAC CTCCAGAGAAGAGACAGAGAGTCCCCTCCGCCTACAACCGCTTCATCAA GGACGAGATCCAACGCATCAAGTCTGTGAATCCCGATATATCTCACAGAGAAGCCTTCAGCGCCGCTGCCAAGAAT TGGGCTCACTTCCCACACATTCACTTTGGTCTCATGCCTGACCAGACTGCGAAGAAGACAAACGTGCGTCAGCAG GAAGGAGAGGACGTCCTGATTAAAGATGGGTTTTTCGCGTCAGCTAATGTGGGTGTTTCTCCTTACTAA
- the LOC109011373 gene encoding protein YABBY 4-like isoform X2, which translates to MSSSSTLSLDHLPPSEQLCYVHCNICDTVLAVSVPCTSLFKTVTVRCGHCTNLLPVNMRGLLLPSANQFHLGHSFFSPPHNVLEEIPNPTPNFLINQTNSSDFTMPVRGGVDELPRPPAINRPPEKRQRVPSAYNRFIKDEIQRIKSVNPDISHREAFSAAAKNWAHFPHIHFGLMPDQTAKKTNVRQQFCV; encoded by the exons atgtcctCCTCTTCTACCTTGTCTTTGGACCACCTTCCGCCCTCCGAGCAGCTCTGTTATGTCCATTGCAACATTTGCGACACTGTCCTCGCG GTGAGTGTTCCCTGCACCAGTTTGTTCAAGACTGTTACGGTAAGATGTGGCCATTGCACCAACCTCCTGCCAGTGAATATGCGCGGCTTGCTTCTGCCTTCGGCTAATCAGTTTCATCTGGGTCACTCTTTCTTCTCTCCTCCCCATAATGTTCTG GAAGAGATACCGAATCCAACCCCAAACTTCTTGATTAACCAAACCAATTCGAGTGACTTTACTATGCCTGTTCGGGGAGGAGTCGATGAGCTTCCACGGCCCCCAGCCATAAATAGAC CTCCAGAGAAGAGACAGAGAGTCCCCTCCGCCTACAACCGCTTCATCAA GGACGAGATCCAACGCATCAAGTCTGTGAATCCCGATATATCTCACAGAGAAGCCTTCAGCGCCGCTGCCAAGAAT TGGGCTCACTTCCCACACATTCACTTTGGTCTCATGCCTGACCAGACTGCGAAGAAGACAAACGTGCGTCAGCAG TTCTGTGTTTGA
- the LOC109011384 gene encoding monocopper oxidase-like protein SKU5, whose amino-acid sequence MALCSFLSVFLIYITLFVSSCFAADPFVSYEFEVSYITASPLGVPQQVIAVNGKFPGPTINVTTNNNVAVNVRNKLDENLLISWSGIQQRRSSWQDGVLGTNCPIPPKWNWTYQFQVKDQIGSFFYFPSLNFQRASGGYGGFIINNRAIIPIPFATPDGDIVIFIGDWYTQNHTALRKVLDAGKDLGMPDGVLINGKGPFRYNDTLVPDGIDYETIEVHPGKTYRIRVHNVGVSTSLNFRIQNHNLLLAETEGSYTVQQNYTSLDIHVGQSYSFLVTMDQNASTDYYIVASPRFVNESRWKRVTGVGILHYTNSKGKAKGPLPDPPNDEFDKTFSMNQARSIRWNVSASGARPNPQGSFRYGSINVTEIYVLKNKPPVTINGKRRTTLSGISFVNPSTPIRLADWFKVKGVYKLDFPTRPLTGPSRMETSVINGTFRGFMEIILQNNDTKMQSYHMNGYAFFVVGMDYGEWTENSRGTYNKWDGIARSTTQVYPGAWTAILISLDNVGVWNIRTENLDSWYLGQETYVRVVNPEATNKTELPLPDNALYCGALSKLQKPEDISSANSINGSRTALFLTLLMIICAVIPIFR is encoded by the exons ATGGCTTTGTGTAGCTTTTTATCAGTGTTCCTCATCTACATTACCTTGTTTGTGAGCTCATGTTTTGCTGCGGATCCATTTGTAAGCTATGAGTTTGAAGTCTCTTACATCACTGCCTCCCCTCTGGGTGTCCCCCAACAG GTTATTGCTGTTAATGGAAAATTTCCTGGTCCTACTATTAATGTGACTACTAATAACAACGTCGCTGTCAATGTCCGGAACAAATTGGACGAGAATCTCCTCATTTCTTG GTCCGGGATTCAACAGCGGCGTAGTTCATGGCAGGATGGAGTTCTGGGAACGAACTGTCCTATCCCTCCAAAGTGGAATTGGACTTACCAATTTCAGGTTAAGGATCAGATTGGGAGCTTCTTCTATTTTCCATCTCTCAATTTCCAGAGAGCTTCCGGGGGGTATGGTGGCTTTATCATCAATAACAGGGCTATAATTCCAATTCCTTTTGCAACCCCAGATGGCGACATTGTCATTTTTATTGGTGATTGGTACACCCAGAATCATACG GCCTTGAGGAAGGTTCTTGATGCTGGGAAAGATCTTGGAATGCCAGATGGAGTTCTTATTAATGGGAAAGGTCCTTTCAGATATAATGATACCCTTGTCCCagatggcattgattatgaaACAATTGAAGTCCACCCAG GGAAAACTTATCGCATTCGAGTACACAATGTTGGAGTGTCAACTAGTCTCAATTTCAGGATCCAGAACCATAATCTGCTTCTAGCTGAGACAGAGGGATCGTATACAGTGCAACAAAACTACACTAGCTTAGATATTCATGTCGGACAATCCTATTCGTTTCTGGTGACCATGGATCAGAATGCAAGTACCGATTACTACATTGTAGCAAGCCCTAGGTTTGTGAATGAATCGCGCTGGAAAAGAGTTACTGGTGTTGGCATCTTGCATTACACGAATTccaaaggaaaggcaaaaggtCCCCTTCCAGACCCACCAAATGACGAATTTGACAAGACTTTCTCAATGAACCAGGCAAGATCCATCAG ATGGAATGTATCTGCTAGTGGTGCTCGCCCTAATCCACAGGGTTCTTTCAGATATGGCTCAATCAACGTGACTGAGATTTATGTGTTGAAAAACAAGCCACCAGTGACAATTAATGGGAAACGACGGACAACACTAAGTGGAATCTCATTTGTCAATCCTTCCACACCAATCAGGCTTGCTGACTGGTTCAAAgtgaagggagtatacaagCTTGATTTCCCAACTAGGCCTCTTACAGGACCATCTCGGATGGAAACATCAGTTATTAATGGGACATTTAGAGGATTTATGGAAATAATACTACAGAACAATGACACGAAGATGCAGAGCTATCACATGAATGGATATGCATTTTTTGTTGTGGG GATGGATTATGGTGAGTGGACCGAGAATAGCAGGGGCACGTATAACAAGTGGGATGGAATTGCCCGCTCTACAACACAG GTTTATCCTGGAGCATGGACGGCAATCTTGATATCCCTTGACAATGTTGGAGTCTGGAACATTAGAACAGAAAACCTTGACTCATGGTATCTTGGCCAAGAAACATATGTACGAGTTGTCAATCCGGAGGCTACTAACAAAACTGAGTTACCCTTACCAGACAATGCCCTCTATTGTGGTGCCCTTAGCAAATTGCAGAA GCCAGAAGATATCTCTTCAGCAAATTCAATCAATGGAAGTAGAACGGCGCTGTTCCTTACACTACTGATGATCATCTGTGCTGTAATTCCCATTTTCCGCTAA